Proteins from a single region of Dictyostelium discoideum AX4 chromosome 5 chromosome, whole genome shotgun sequence:
- the gtf2e2 gene encoding transcription initiation factor IIE subunit beta: MNMAGFKETQMKAIETLNSIKKPSSSTNSAFKYIPKISGGGGSSSANRQSSIYTANTLRDKQVKEKPSNRIVYDIVNYLKTLEGIPADTKEIMHSTNHMIDDKPEILELLRNNEKIIDHGNDRFSFKPKFNVRTQRDILDLLPNYPGGILVSELAESYNNAESDVKKLKETKQIFAIKAAESACDIIFPNDERLRVPLSSELVDMWKSIKLPNEADLEKEMKDAGLSVVESVESARQTKSTKLKKERKKRITKVTNTHIENFNPNDDVPQLGSKPI, encoded by the coding sequence atgaatatggCAGGTTTTAAAGAAACACAAATGAAGGCAATTGAAACTTTAAATAGTATCAAAAAGCCATCAAGTTCAACAAATAGTGCATTCAAATATATACCAAAGATAtcaggtggtggtggtagtagttcAGCAAATAGACAATCATCAATCTATACAGCTAATACATTACGTGATAAACAGGTTAAAGAGAAACCAAGTAATAGAATTGTTTATGATATTGTAAACTATTTGAAAACATTAGAAGGTATACCAGCAGATACTAAAGAGATCATGCATTCAACCAATCACATGATCGACGATAAACCTGAAATTTTGGAACTTTTaagaaataatgaaaaaatcaTTGACCATGGAAATGATCGTTTCTCATTCAAACCAAAATTCAATGTACGTACTCAACGTGATATCTTGGATCTCTTACCAAATTATCCAGGTGGTATATTAGTATCAGAATTGGCAGAATCATACAACAATGCAGAGAGTGATGTAAAGAAACTCAAAGAGACAAAACAAATCTTTGCAATTAAAGCAGCAGAGAGTGCTTGTGATATCATCTTTCCAAATGATGAACGTCTTCGTGTTCCATTATCCTCAGAGTTGGTAGACATGTggaaatcaattaaattaccaaatgaagctgatttagaaaaagaaatgaaagATGCTGGTTTATCAGTTGTAGAATCTGTTGAATCTGCTCGTCAAACTAAATCTACTAAACttaagaaagaaagaaagaaaagaattaCAAAAGTTACAAACACTCATATTGAAAACTTTAATCCAAATGATGATGTACCTCAATTAGGTTCTaaaccaatttaa